The following DNA comes from Solanum stenotomum isolate F172 chromosome 11, ASM1918654v1, whole genome shotgun sequence.
TGTGTTTTCTGTTTCACGTGTTCTGGCTCTTCTCTTTGACATTGTTGGCAGACCTTGTGGGAAAATAAACTTCTATTTCTTGCTGGTCACTCAAAGGATGTTTCTGACACGGTAACAGGTTTGTAATCCTTTAGAGCCCTTAAAAACTGGTGGCCGATGCTCATTTATATTAACTTTAAATCTTCTCAATGTATCTTGTGCAGTGCGGTTCATTGATCTTCAATCATATGAATGTGGTGTTATAGAGACCTTTGGAAAACTTCCGGTAATTAATCCTCCTCTTAGATTTCACTCTTTCCCATTCATAGCCTCTTTTGTTGGGCAATTCTTGAACTCAAATGCTCCTGTTAGTGTTTAGTTTATTGGACTTCACGTGTCTCGCTCTCAACTACTACTGATGGCCATTATGTTGCTTCTTTCTATTTGAGAGCTATAATGTTGCTTCTTGTCTATTATGTCTTCCAGGTAGCTCGAGGTGGGCAATCTGTCACCCTTTTTGGAtctaaactcataatgtttgGTGGAGAAGACCAGCATAGGCGTCTGCTAAATGATATTAGTGTTCTTGATCTAGAGACAATGACTTGGAGTACTGTTGAGACCACGTAAGTATCtgaccaaatttatttttcactaaTTATGCATTTGCATTAATTCATTGTGGTTTGATAGGCAGACGTCCCCAGCTCCCAGGTTTGATCATACAGCTGCACTCCATGCCAATCGCTACCTTCTGATTCTGGGTGGATGTtctcattcaatttttttcaacgATCTTCATGTCCTTGACTTGGAAACGGTATATTTTACTTGCCTGGGTTTTATTTTAAGGCATACTATTTACTTATCAATCTTTCAAGGCATACTACTTGTAAAAATCGTTTGATATCACATTTTAGATCAGATGGAGTTGTGATGGTAGTAATGTCTAGTATCCGCAACAATACAACCATTTTCCTCTGTGAATGATCTTCAAAGAAGTACTATTAAGTATTAACAATTATAGTCAGTTGGATTgtaaaatttagaaaatctCTTCTCTTGGTTGGCAGATGGAATGGTCTCAACCACAACTTCAGGGGGATCTGGTTAGTCCAAGAGCTGGTCATGCTGGTGTTACTATAGGTGACAACTGGTATATTGTCGGTGGTGGAGATAACAAAAGCGGTAAGTGAAACATTTAAGCAGCCTCTTCTATCACACCCTCTGGCATTCTTGTTCATGACGcacaatcctttttttttttttttgtctatttctATGTTTAATTGTTATTCTTTTTTGCAGGTGTGCCAGAAACACTTATGTTAAATATGTCGNNNNNNNNNNNNNNNNNNNNNNNNNNNNNNNNNNNNNNNNNNNNNNNNNNNNNNNNNNNNNNNNNNNNNNNNNNNNNNNNNNNNNNNNNNNNNNNNNNNNNNNNNNNNNNNNNNNNNNNNNNNNNNNNNNNNNNNNNNNNNNNNNNNNNNNNNNNNNNNNNNNNNNNNNNNNNNNNNNNNNNNNNNNNNNNNNNNNNNNNNNNNNNNNNNNNNNNNNNNNNNNNNNNNNNNNNNNNNNNNNNNNNNNNNNNNNNNNNNNNNNNNNNN
Coding sequences within:
- the LOC125846052 gene encoding acyl-CoA-binding domain-containing protein 6-like, translating into MGSDGQNWYLGLTYDQWVPLSVSGPTPAARYKHAAVTVDGKLYIIGGSRNGRYLSDIQVFDLKSLTWSTIKLNSGVLPATSGHNMTLWENKLLFLAGHSKDVSDTVTVRFIDLQSYECGVIETFGKLPVARGGQSVTLFGSKLIMFGGEDQHRRLLNDISVLDLETMTWSTVETTQTSPAPRFDHTAALHANRYLLILGGCSHSIFFNDLHVLDLETMEWSQPQLQGDLVSPRAGHAGVTIGDNWYIVGGGDNKSGVPETLMLNIKGGDVHKVTAKGKTCSCRKWRNYHISCSHASKFCGHSEIKPKSYTSGVQVRSRLKNDMDIAPARMTRKCSLCKEMGHTKAQFPTRF